The DNA region ATACATGACTATCATCTAATGGTGTTGCCAACTTTCTTGAGGAAGAGATTTAACAGGGTGAAGCTCGGATTCTTCCTTCATAGCCCATTCCCTTCCTCAGAAATATATAAAACATTGCCTGTGAGGGAAGAGCTCTTGAGGGCCCTCCTCAATTCAGATTTGATTGGGTTCCATACTTTCGATTATGCACGGCATTTCCTCTCATGTTGCAGCCGGATGCTAGGTCTGACGTACGAATCGAAGCGAGGCTATATTGGGATTGAGTATTATGGCAGGACTGTTAGTATCAAGATTCTTCCTGTTGGGATACACATGGGCCAGCTTCAATCGGTTCTGAGGATGCCGGAGACTGAAAAGAAAGTTTGCGAGCTCATTAGACAGTTTTCTGATCAAGGAAAGACAATGTTGCTTGGGGTGGATGACATGGATATTTTCAAGGGAATAAGTTTGAAGCTTTTGGCCATGGAGCAGCTTCTGATTCAGCACCCTGAGTATCAGGGAAAGGTAGTGCTGGTTCAGATAGCGAATCCTGCGAGGGGAAGAGGGAAAGATGTGAAAGAAGTGCAAGAAGAAACGAAGGCCACTGTGAAACGGATTAATGAAACGTTCGGGATACCAGGGTATGTTCCTGTTATTCTGATTGAGGAGCCACTCAagttttatgaaaaagttgCTTACTATGTTGCTGCTGAGTGTTGTTTAGTCACTGCAGTGAGGGATGGAATGAATCTGATACCATATGAGTATGTAATCAGTCGTCAAGGAAATGAAACATTGGATAAAGTTTTGGGGCTAGCTTCCTCCCCTAAGAAGAAAAGCATGTTGGTTGTGTCTGAGTTCATTGGATGTTCCCCATCTTTAAGTGGAGCAATCAGAGTGAACCCGTGGAACATCGATGCGGTAGCAGAAGCGATGGACTATGCACTGTTAATGGCTGATGCAGAGAAGCAGTTGAGGCATGAAAAGCATTATAGATATGTTAGTACTCATGATGTCGGGTACTGGGCTCGGAGCTTCTTACAGGATTTGGAAAGGGCTTGCAGTGATCATGGACGAAGACGGTGGTGGGGAATCGGGTTCGGATTAAGTTTTAGAGTTGTAGCACTTGATCCAAACTTTAGGAAGCTCTCAATGGAACACATAGTTTCAGCATACAAGCGCACAACAAATAGGATGATCCTTCTAGACTATGATGGCACACTAATGCCTCAGGCTTCTATGGATAAGAGCCCAACTAGTCAATCCATTGAGTTTCTTAATAGTATGTGTAGAGATAACAATAACATGGTGTTTCTTGTTAGTGCTAGAAGCCGAAAGGCGCTTTCTGCATGGTTTTCTCCTTGTGAGAATCTGGGACTTGCGGCTGAGCATGGTTACTTTATAAGGTAGATTACTTAAGCCTCTAAGCTTTTCAAGGTTGGTGCTTTGCTTTCATGGGGTTAGATAATGACTGACGTTGCTTTTTTATATGATGTGTGGTTGCAGAATGGACCGAGACGCCGAATGGGAAACCTGTGTTGCTGCAACAGATTGTAGTTGGAAACAAATTGCACAACCTGTAatgaagctttatactgaaacaACTGATGGGTCTACCATTGAAGATAAGGAGACTGCACTTGTTTGGTGGTATGAGGATGCGGATCCCGATTTTGGGTCGTGCCAAGCTAAGGAACTTCTTGATCATCTTGAGAGTGTGCTGGCAAATGAACCAGTAACCGTCAAAAGTGGCCAGAGTTATGTGGAGGTTAAACCACAGGTGTGTATAACATACTATGAATGAGTTGTAGCCATAGATTCATTTGTTTATTGCCTAATAATTCCAGATGAAAAACTGGTGGGTATGTTATACAAACTAATTTCATATTAGGACataatttaaaacaaaattcattGTTGAAATTGGAGTAATCAATAAAGGTATAATAAGATAGGTTTAGGAGAAATGAAGAGTAGCTATTGAAAGAAGCAAAGCTTTTACTTAGTCCACTTTTAAATTGTGAACTTTGATTATAGTCTATAGTTATCCATATGTAGATGCTAGTAAAAGCACTCAATTTCTTTTACCTGAATGGAACTTGCGTACAATAATATAAAAGGAAACCAAGTTAAGAAATGTTTTTTCTAGAGCTTGCTTTATTGTGGAACTGCAATGAAGATCCACTCCtgaattttttctcttcttttatgGATATGTTTTTGTAAATTGCTAAATTTTACTACTTCTATTCCTGGTCATATAGTTTTAGAGTTCTTtaattgatagtataatttggCTAAATTACCGGTTTTTAAAACGTCAATTATgttaaagagagagaataaaagTAATTGGTTGAGTAATTGTTGAGAATGGTGATAGGTGAAAATAAGAAGCGATGAGTGAGATATAGTTATTGTTATCGGTGttttattaatatatgtttGTACATGCAGGGTGTGAGCAAGGGACTAGTGGCCAAACGCCAACTTTCTGCCATGCAAGAAAAGGGAATGTCACCTGATTTTGTTCTGTGCATAGGCGATgacaggtctgatgaagacatGTTTGAGGTAATCACCAGTTCAATGAACGGTCCGATCGCACCGAGGGCTGAAGTTTTCGCGTGTACTGTTTGCCGAAAACCCAGCAAGGCTAAATACTACTTGGATGATACAGCAGAAATAGTGAGATTGATTCAGGGTTTAGCCTGTGTTTCAGACCATTCAGTTTTATGCTCCTTAGTATCGTATGCTGCTCCTTAAATGTTTGATTATTTTCAGGAAAACTTGTACATATATTTGGTTTTCACCCTTGAATTCTGTTTTGCATTTCTTAGTGAACATGGTGCTGCTTATTTCAAACTTATACTGTTTTTTGAAATGGTACTAGTTTTATTTATAgtattaactaaaattaaactcgCGTGTTGTGCGGTCGCCTTAACCTTGACTTTGGTTGCCAGTTTCTTTGTagtgaaaaactgaaaactataAAATGTTAAAATCCAGAgcttttcaaagaaaaattaaggGAGAAGGTGTAATGGAAGTATTATTGAAGATTAGGTCttgtttttaatcaatttaatttcattaCAGAAGTATTGTTTTCTTATATAGTAAGCATTATTGAAGTTTCCTTCTTGGAAGTAGGATCATTAACTGTGGATGTGTGGGTTTGAGAAATAGATTGAAGTTGTGATGAAATGCATGTAAAATactctaagagcatctccaaatgagtatgtgggaatagatagtctacactagacttgaaaagtgagcttgtatttattacaaacacttacaattaatataattagattaagttgtaaatataattaattaaaatagagataaataatgaaatatacaaatgtgatgtttatagtgagatccactatagaaatttttaagagttgttaggttagagtaaaaagttagtaaaattgtatagatgatgtgacattatggggaattgtaaaaaatgaagtgtagatattttagtgagtatgatggatgtagatgctctaaATCCACTAtcttaatttttcaataaattATGCATGTCCTCCTTTGAAGTGTACCTAGGGAATTGTAGTTATCAAGGAAGGTTGTTTCTTTATGTTATATGGCATATATTATCAAGGAATGTTGTTATTTGTTTCTCGTTTGATTAAGAGGGAGTGATGGAATTTTCCACAAACGCTTAAGAATTGCTACAAACTTCTTGGGGTAAATGGTCAGTTTGGTCCTTGAAAGTGTCAACCGACTTCACATTCGTCCCTAAATGAATTTTATTCTGCTCGTGGTCCCCCAAAGTGGCAAACGTCcgtcactttagtccttgacgttaaaaaacacTAACAAACGTTAACAAATTCcttttttcaaaattgaaaaatcaTTTAATTAAACTAGAATAACAATTGAACtaaaaatctaattaattaaagcagaaaagtgcaattaagatTCAAAATAACCTTCTTCATCATTTCTTCTCCTCCCCCACCTCCAATCACCCCATACCTCTTTCACCCAGAAATAATCAACAATACTATGCTTTATGGGCAATAATACTAAGCTTTTTAGGCCATGAAAAGAACAAGAGGAGCAACAATGTAAGTTACTAATCTGGTACCTCTACTTAAACCACAACGTGCAAGAATTCTTCAGCAAACCAAGAGAACAAAAACCCCTAAATACCAAGTGATCAATTTGCACCTCAAAACCTCTCGGCAAAACGGAAAAAGAATGCACCAAGCTTGACACCAACACCATAAGACCTGGGAAAAGCATAATCAGTGAGCACAATCAACAGTTTCAAACTTCTTCAAAACCACAATCAAAAATTAGGTTCCACTCATTCCTTCTTCCACTaaaattcatcttcttcccaaCCAGATCCCAGATTCAAAATCCTTTTCTTCACCGTTTCCTTCTCCCCATCTCCACTCATCCCCCAATATCCCGGAAATAACAATCTTGAAGAGAAGAGTGTGAGCAGCGACTGACCGCAATCGTCCTCCGCCACCACCGCACACGCCACCATGACTCTTTCCTCTGGCCCCACCTTTCCCCCACAAACGCGCTCCACCCTCTGCTGACTCGTCCTCTcaacctcaaaaccctcctCCTCTCAACCTCAACCAAAATGGGTTACGATGTAGATCTGGTTTTGAGATCTGAGTTTCAAGGTTTCATCTGGGTTTGAAGGTGAAACTCATATTCAAACATAAACCCAGAACAACTGGTCCCAGAtcgagagcgagagagagaaaAGTGTAGGAATGTGCTTGTACGTTGTGCCTGTGTGATTTCGAAGATAAACCCACCTGCAATTGTTGATTTTGTATGAAAGGTGTGAACTTTGATGGTGGCAGAAGCGTGGGTTTTGGGGGGTTTAGATGGTGAATGAGAAATAGAGATGCAGAGACATAAACAGGTGACTGGGAGGGAACATAAACAGAGTTGACCATGAAGATGAATGGTAGAGGATAAGGGTTCTGAATTTGGGTGAAGATGATGGGAGAGGATAATGatctgatgaagatgataggatgaaggtttttttttaatgtgttGATATGGTGAAGTTGGTGATGGATGGATTGAAGAAGaatatgaaagaaaaaagaaacaatctgaagaagatgagaaggagATTAGGATTCAATTTCTtagttaatttgttttttaaaatttaaattaatgatttccagataaaaataaataaaaaaggaatTTGTTAACGTCTGTTAgtgttttttaacgtcaaggactaaagtgacgGACATTTGCCACTTTGGGGGACCGCGAGCTGAATAAAATTCATTCGAGGACGAATGTGAAGTCGGTTGACACTTTCAaggaccaaagtgaccatttacccaaACTTCTTGTTTTTCTATCTTAATGAATCCAGTTTGAAAGAAGGATACATCATAACAATCACTTCGAGCTTGATGCCCTGAAtccctttgacaaaaaaaatatagaaaacaaACTTGATACCCTGAATCTTCCTTTGTAGTTTCTACGAAACTCAAATGCCCATGTGGTGTGCAATGGTAACTCATTTTTGAAGCACTGATATTGACCGGGCGATACAgtcaatattaaaaaaactaaagtCATTAGGACACCACTTAAAGTCAAGACTCTTTGTAGAGAAAATACAAACATACTTCCTGGACCGGGCGGGTCATTACAAGCCCGTTGACTCGCCCGGTAAGGCCAACACTTGGCAGATAAGGACGTAGGTCATAGCTAGAAGATGTGGGTCCGAGTTGTTTTATCTTGTTATATTGTACACATATGTATTTATCTTATTcaacatagggatttgggccctgcatgtaaggcccaaatccatgaacattctagataaggaccactcctaCTATAAAAAGAGAtgtcctcaccttgtactagAGACTTTTTTTACCATTTATGAGATAATTTCCTTATATACACACTATTTACATTATTtcagctctgctagggtttatcaagGGTACTTTATTCCTATTGTTATACCTTAGActagaacattggcgccgtctgtggggatcgaacccagTGATTGTTCTTCTGCTGACGTGAGAGGCAATTTATTCTTTGATGGAGACACGTTCTTGTGGTGGGCGGGCACCACGCTGTCGTGGTGGTGGCCGTCACAGTGGAGGCAGAAGCCAAGCACATGCGATCCAGCATGAAATGGAGGATGAGGCTTCCTCCGATGGGGCGTCAGTGGCGGTGCGATCTCACGCCACCACGACGCCGGACAACCCAGAACGACCAGCCGCGGCGGTAGGATCAGGACTAGATCTTAAGGCAAAGCTTCCCACTCCGGAGACGGAGGAGCCACGGGTTGAAACACCAGTGCAGGCGAAGGACCATGCACCCGGAGCCTCATCTGCGGAGCTAAGGCAGGTGTTGGATACCATTCAGGCAGTTCAACGTCAGAATGAGCACTTACAGGCTCAAGTGGAGTACCTTAATCAAATGCGCGACTTAAGGCGTTGACAACGCGTGGATGCTGAGGACGTGGTGGATTTTCAGCCCTTTGCGGCCATAGTGGCTGCAGTTGAGATTCCAGAGCATTTGCAAACTCTGACTTTGGACATGTATGGGGGAGATACCGACCCAATAGACCATTTACGGTATTTTAATACTAAAATGGTCATTGGCGGGGCGACCGACGCTATGAAATGTAG from Lotus japonicus ecotype B-129 chromosome 2, LjGifu_v1.2 includes:
- the LOC130737361 gene encoding alpha,alpha-trehalose-phosphate synthase [UDP-forming] 6-like; translated protein: MVSRSYSNLLELASGEAPSLGFMDRRIPRIMTVAGLISEVDDDQSECSDRSSSSAAHRDRLIMVANQLPIRAQRNPDGYNRNSWSFEWDENALLQLKDGFGDDNIEVIYVGCLKEDVHPNEQEEVSQILLESFKCVPTFLPPEMYTRFYHGFCKQQLWPLFHYMLPLSPELGGRFNRTLWQAYVSVNKIFADRIMEVINPEDDYVWIHDYHLMVLPTFLRKRFNRVKLGFFLHSPFPSSEIYKTLPVREELLRALLNSDLIGFHTFDYARHFLSCCSRMLGLTYESKRGYIGIEYYGRTVSIKILPVGIHMGQLQSVLRMPETEKKVCELIRQFSDQGKTMLLGVDDMDIFKGISLKLLAMEQLLIQHPEYQGKVVLVQIANPARGRGKDVKEVQEETKATVKRINETFGIPGYVPVILIEEPLKFYEKVAYYVAAECCLVTAVRDGMNLIPYEYVISRQGNETLDKVLGLASSPKKKSMLVVSEFIGCSPSLSGAIRVNPWNIDAVAEAMDYALLMADAEKQLRHEKHYRYVSTHDVGYWARSFLQDLERACSDHGRRRWWGIGFGLSFRVVALDPNFRKLSMEHIVSAYKRTTNRMILLDYDGTLMPQASMDKSPTSQSIEFLNSMCRDNNNMVFLVSARSRKALSAWFSPCENLGLAAEHGYFIRMDRDAEWETCVAATDCSWKQIAQPVMKLYTETTDGSTIEDKETALVWWYEDADPDFGSCQAKELLDHLESVLANEPVTVKSGQSYVEVKPQGVSKGLVAKRQLSAMQEKGMSPDFVLCIGDDRSDEDMFEVITSSMNGPIAPRAEVFACTVCRKPSKAKYYLDDTAEIVRLIQGLACVSDHSVLCSLVSYAAP